Proteins encoded in a region of the Bacteroidales bacterium genome:
- a CDS encoding BamA/TamA family outer membrane protein — MTRKFFHNYILYTLLLILFHPVSLDAQKKISLNIIKNDSSEFNIKKIHVDKTYPTNEGASMAVNNILANLHSQGYLSARIDSTFSDSLNYKAYISTGKKYYYVTLKKGNLDRYLINVINFKEHNFSGKPFKYEQIVRMSEELLQYCENNGYPFASFQLDSITIFENKVDASINFQKNNKITIDSIIIKGNSKLAKSYLKNYLGIKEGNLYDESLIVNISPKLHDLAFINEIKPSEVMFTEKNAKIFLYIDKKKVSRFYGVIGILPNNQVSGKILINGELKLTLLSAFNRGELIDLNWRSISKGTQDLKVNLAYPYLFSTPLGINYKFALYKQDTTYLTLNHNIGLQYFFRGNTYIKAYADIYSSDLLNVKGLEAITVLPDYADISSSLYGIEFLKEQYDYRLNPLKGYRINTSFAAGTKKIKKNSSINSFVYDSIQLKTSQFKISLNGSIFIPLFKKTTLLIGSDNGYIINKQIFENELFRLGGLNSLRGFDEESISASYYNTLILEIRYLFERNSFVAIFGNAAYYEKNTHNNFTHDIPYGFGAGVAFDTKIGIFTLYYALGSQFGQPIAFKQSKIHFGFANTF, encoded by the coding sequence TTTTCATCCTGTCTCTCTGGATGCTCAAAAAAAAATCAGTTTAAACATCATAAAAAACGACAGTTCTGAATTCAACATTAAAAAGATTCATGTTGATAAAACATACCCCACTAATGAAGGAGCTTCAATGGCAGTTAACAACATACTTGCAAATTTGCATAGCCAGGGATATTTGTCCGCGCGCATAGATAGTACTTTTTCAGATTCTCTGAATTATAAAGCTTATATAAGCACAGGGAAAAAGTATTATTATGTAACCTTAAAAAAAGGAAATCTAGACAGATATCTTATCAATGTTATCAATTTTAAAGAGCATAATTTTTCCGGGAAACCTTTCAAGTACGAACAAATAGTAAGAATGTCAGAAGAGCTTCTTCAATACTGCGAAAACAATGGTTATCCCTTTGCTTCATTTCAACTTGACAGTATTACTATTTTTGAAAACAAAGTTGATGCATCCATAAATTTTCAAAAAAACAACAAAATAACCATTGACAGCATCATTATAAAAGGGAACAGCAAACTTGCCAAATCATATCTGAAAAATTACCTGGGCATTAAAGAAGGCAATCTTTACGACGAATCATTAATTGTCAATATAAGTCCTAAGTTGCATGACCTTGCTTTTATCAATGAAATTAAGCCTTCTGAGGTTATGTTTACTGAAAAAAATGCAAAAATATTTTTATACATTGATAAGAAGAAAGTGAGCCGTTTTTATGGTGTAATAGGTATTTTACCGAATAATCAGGTATCCGGCAAAATTCTCATCAATGGTGAATTAAAATTAACATTGTTAAGCGCCTTCAACCGGGGTGAATTGATAGACCTTAACTGGAGAAGTATTTCAAAAGGTACACAGGATTTAAAGGTTAACCTTGCTTACCCATATCTTTTTTCAACGCCTCTGGGAATAAATTATAAATTCGCGCTTTACAAACAGGACACAACTTATCTGACACTGAACCATAACATAGGCTTGCAGTATTTCTTCCGGGGAAATACATACATCAAAGCTTATGCAGATATATACAGCTCTGACCTTCTGAATGTAAAAGGCTTGGAAGCCATCACTGTGTTGCCTGATTATGCAGATATTTCTTCCAGTCTTTACGGGATTGAATTTTTAAAAGAACAATATGACTACCGGCTAAATCCATTAAAAGGATATAGAATTAACACTTCCTTTGCGGCGGGGACAAAAAAAATTAAAAAAAATTCATCTATCAACAGCTTTGTTTATGATAGCATCCAATTGAAGACCAGTCAGTTTAAAATTTCACTTAATGGTTCCATTTTTATTCCGCTGTTTAAAAAAACCACTTTATTAATTGGGAGCGATAATGGTTATATTATCAATAAACAGATTTTTGAAAACGAGCTTTTCAGGCTGGGTGGACTGAATTCGCTGCGCGGCTTTGATGAAGAGTCAATAAGTGCATCTTATTATAATACATTAATTTTAGAAATAAGGTATTTATTTGAAAGAAATTCCTTTGTAGCCATATTCGGGAATGCCGCTTATTATGAAAAAAACACTCATAATAATTTCACACATGATATTCCTTATGGTTTTGGGGCAGGTGTGGCATTTGATACAAAAATCGGGATATTCACACTGTATTATGCAC